Sequence from the Candidatus Omnitrophota bacterium genome:
ATGACCTAATTTGCGCTATTTTTAGTTATGTTTCTCTCCTGTTCGTCAATCCATTTGTCTATAGAAGATTTCTTAAATCTCCACGTCGCCCCTACCTTAAACCCCGGCAGGTCTCCGCGGGAAGCATGTTTATCCCGGATTTT
This genomic interval carries:
- a CDS encoding helix-turn-helix domain-containing protein, which encodes MRVKKRSYCKIRDKHASRGDLPGFKVGATWRFKKSSIDKWIDEQERNITKNSAN